In Kwoniella dejecticola CBS 10117 chromosome 4, complete sequence, one genomic interval encodes:
- a CDS encoding NAD(P)H:quinone oxidoreductase, type IV yields the protein MYGHIDALATEIIKGVESTGAIVKPYVIQETLPNEVLTKMYANTSLQSKYPVITPQDLKEVDGLILGAPTRYGRLPAQVDAFFDQTGGLWASGALVGKFVTMFTSAAGQHSGHESTYLTTFPFFAHLAYVPIAYSNPLVGNVDSVQGSSPYGVSTIAGADGHLQPTANDLAIAQHQGQYFANFVGTFVKGKQATTVVSPTDAANSVPEKVAGEPTSTNGYNVEKGHEEATSTAAPAQATAESTPTAAGTPTPTQGEKKATPASAPAAPAKTAEKKQKKKGFFSCCDDSGIDK from the exons ATGTACGGGCACATCGACGCCCTCGCGActgagatcatcaaaggtgTCGAGTCGACCGGGGCCATCGTCAAGCCTTATGTAAT TCAAGAGACCTTGCCGAACGAAGTCCTCACGAAGATGTACGCCAATACGTCACTCCAATCTAAATACCCGGTCATCACCCCTCAGGATCTCAAAGAAGTTGACGGGTTGATCTTGGGAGCTCCAACGAG GTACGGTCGATTGCCTGCTCAAGTGGATGCGTTCTTCGATCAGACCGGTGGATTATGGGCTAGTGGTGCATTAGTAGGCAAATTCGTCACTATGTTCACCAGTGCTGCGGGTCAACATAGTGGTCATGAG TCAACCTATTTGACgactttcccattcttcgcTCATC TCGCATACGTACCAATCG CCTACTCCAACCCGTTAGTTGGTAACGTCGATTCCGTACAAGGCAGTTCACCATACGGAGTATCCACTATTGCCGGCGCAGACGGTCATCTACAGCCAACCGCTAACGACTTAGCCATCGCTCAGCACCAgggtcaa TACTTCGCCAATTTCGTCGGTACTTTTGTAAAGGGTAAACAAGC TACCACCGTAGTCTCTCCTACCGATGCCGCCAACTCTGTTCCGGAGAAAGTTGCTGGTGAACCAACCTCTACCAACGGATACAATGTAGAGAAGGGGCATGAGGAAGCCACCTCCACCGCTGCCCCAGCTCAAGCTACTGCCGAGAGCACACCTACAGCAGCCGGAACTCCCACTCCTACACAGGGTGAGAAAAAGGCCACACCAGCATCGGCACCAGCTGCGCCAGCGAAGACggccgagaagaagcagaaaaagaaggGATTCTTCTCTTGTTGCGATGATTCGGGTATCGACAAGTAG
- a CDS encoding NAD(P)H:quinone oxidoreductase, type IV, translating to MDGLISIDRSAKPIIAVVFYSTYGHIGALAESVIKGAEATGVTVKPYFIEETLPKEVLEKMYAGGSLSPKYPLATPEALKEADGIILGAPTRYGRVPAQVSALFDRTGGLWATGGLVGKFVSMFTSTAGQHSGHETTVTTTFPFFAHHGLVYVPIGYSNPLVGEIESVQGGSPYGASTVAASDGHLQPTANDLAVAEHQGKYFSNFVATFVKGKNAA from the exons ATGGATGGTCTTATTTCTATCGACAGGTCGGCTAAACCCATTATCGCTGTTGTATTCTACTCTACCTACGGGCACATCGGTGCTTTAGCTGAGAGCGTCATCAAAGGTGCCGAAGCTACTGGAGTGACCGTCAAGCCGTACTTCAT CGAGGAGACCCTCCCCAAGGAAGTGCTTGAGAAGATGTACGCTGGCGGTTCATTGAGCCCCAAGTACCCATTGGCCACTCCCGAAGCTCTCAAGGAGGCTGACGGTATCATCCTCGGTGCGCCCACCCG ATACGGACGAGTCCCTGCCCAAGTATCAGCATTGTTCGACAGAACTGGTGGACTTTGGGCTACCGGTGGCTTAGTCGGCAAATTC GTATCCATGTTCACCTCGACTGCCGGACAACACTCAGGACACGAGACCACCGTAACCaccactttccccttcttcgcgCACCACGGTCTGGTATACGTGCCGATCGGTTACTCTAACCCCTTGGTCGGGGAGATCGAGTCTGTTCAAGGTGGTTCGCCATACGGTGCTTCCACTGTCGCTGCTTCCGATGGTCACTTGCAACCCACTGCCAACGATTTGGCCGTTGCTGAACACCaaggaaag TACTTCTCCAACTTCGTCGCTACTTTCGTCAAGGGAAAGAACGCTGCTTAA